One window of the Sebastes umbrosus isolate fSebUmb1 chromosome 1, fSebUmb1.pri, whole genome shotgun sequence genome contains the following:
- the LOC119487007 gene encoding tripartite motif-containing protein 16-like, producing the protein MAQKGVQLDQEAISCSICLDLLKDPVTTTCGHSYCMNCIKSFWDGEDEKKIYSCPQCRQTFTPRPVLLKNTMLAVLVEELKKTGLQAAPADHCYAGPEDVACDVCTGRKLKAFKSCLACLASYCEKHLQPHYDSAPFKKHKLVEPSKKLQENICSRHDEVMKMFCRTDQQCICYLCSVDEHKGHDTVSAAAERTERQRELEVSRLNIQQRIQDREKDVKLLQQEVEAVNRSADKAVEDSEKIFTELIRLMEKRSCDVKQQVRSQQKSEASRVKELQEKLEQEITELKRRDAEMKLLSHTEDHNQFLLNYPSLSPLTESTSSINIRPLSYFEDVTAAVSEVRDKLQDVLREKWTNVSQTVTEVDVLLSQPEPKTRAGFLKYSREITLDQNTGHTQLLLSEGNRKATYMSQQQSYSSHPDRFTDYCPQVLSRESLTGRCYWEVEWRGDGVHVAVAYKSIRRAGGGSNECYFGYNDKSWALSCYQNSYIFWYNKVQTPVSGPQSSRVGVYLDHSAGILSFYSVSETMTLLHRVQTTFTEPLYAGLLLYYGHGNTAELCKLK; encoded by the coding sequence atggcgcagaaaggagttcagctggacCAGGAAGCAATCTCTTGttcgatctgtctggatctactgaaggatccggtgactactacctgtggacacagctactgcatgaactgtattaaaagcttctgggatggagaggatgagaagaagatctacagctgccctcagtgtagacagaccttcacaccgaggcctgtcctgctgaaaaacaccatgttagcagttttagtggaggaactgaagaagactggactccaagctgctcctgctgatcactgctatgctggacctgaagatgtggcctgtgatgtctgcactgggaggaaactgaaagccttcaagtcctgtctggcGTGCctggcctcttactgtgagaaacacctccagcctcattatgactcagctccgttcaagaaacacaagctggtggagccctccaagaagctccaggagaacatctgctctcgtcacgacgaggtgatgaagatgttctgtcgtactgatcagcagtgtatctgttatctctgctctgtggatgaacataaaggccacgacaccgtctcagctgcagcagaaaggaccgagaggcagagagagctggaggtgagtcgactcaacatccagcagaggatccaggacagagagaaagatgtgaagctgctccaacaggaggtggaggccgtCAATCGCTCcgctgataaagcagtggaggacagtgagaagatcttcaccgagctgatccgtctcatggagaaaagaagctgtgatgtgaagcagcaggtcagatcccagcagaaaagtgaagcgagtcgagtcaaagagcttcaggagaagctggagcaggagatcactgagctgaagaggagagacgctgagatgaagctgctgtcacacacagaggatcacaacCAGTTTCTTCTTaactacccctcactgtcaccactcactgaatctacatccagcatcaatatccgtcctctgagctactttgaggacgtgacggcggctgtgtcagaagtcagagataaactacaggacgttctgagagagaaatggacaaacgtctcacagacagtgactgaagtggatgttttactgtcacaaccagagcccaagaccagagctggattcttaaaatattcacgagaaatcacactggatcaaaacacaggacacacacagctgttattatctgaggggaacagaaaagcaacatatATGAGTCAACAACAGTCTTATtctagtcacccagacagattcactgacTATTGTCctcaggtcctgagtagagagagtctgactggacgttgttactgggaggtggagtggagaGGGGACGGAGTTCATGTAGCAGtcgcatacaagagtatcaggaGAGCAGGGGGGGGGTCGAATGAATGTTACTTTGGATACAATGATAAATCTTGGGCGTTAAGTTGTTACCaaaacagttatatattttGGTACAACAAAGTCCAAAcccccgtctcaggtcctcagtcctccagagtaggagtgtacctggatcacagtgcaggtattctgtccttctacagcgtctctgaaaccatgactctcctccacagagtccagaccacattcactgagcctctctatgctggactttTGCTTTATTACGGTCATGGAAAcactgctgagttgtgtaaactgaaatag